A genomic stretch from Candidatus Thermoplasmatota archaeon includes:
- a CDS encoding Lrp/AsnC ligand binding domain-containing protein: MAIEELFFVRAHAAQVREIFQALSSEPRVRHVAITTGAWDLFALVSGGDRPDLDRFHLELLARPGIEAVERNPVEKRWENPGGSEKTIQAWTIVRTRARELTFQDLQGVENIHEVLSTASTDVLARFSGDSFEEVHNRVLEGVGRAGGVERTTTFLSTQRRKRSP, from the coding sequence ATGGCGATCGAAGAGCTCTTTTTCGTCCGAGCGCACGCCGCGCAGGTCCGCGAAATCTTCCAAGCCCTCTCCTCCGAGCCGCGCGTGCGGCACGTCGCCATCACCACGGGCGCGTGGGATCTCTTTGCCCTTGTTTCGGGCGGCGACCGCCCGGATCTCGACCGCTTCCACCTCGAGCTCCTCGCGCGGCCGGGCATCGAGGCCGTGGAGCGCAACCCGGTCGAAAAACGGTGGGAGAACCCGGGCGGGTCCGAGAAGACGATCCAGGCGTGGACCATCGTCCGCACGCGAGCGCGCGAGCTCACCTTCCAGGACCTCCAGGGCGTCGAGAACATCCACGAGGTCCTCTCCACCGCGAGCACGGACGTGCTGGCCCGGTTCTCGGGCGACTCCTTCGAGGAGGTCCACAACCGCGTGCTCGAGGGCGTCGGACGGGCCGGCGGCGTCGAGCGGACGACGACGTTCCTTTCGACGCAGCGGCGGAAGCGGTCGCCGTAG
- a CDS encoding RtcB family protein, with amino-acid sequence MERALEIAGVRLTRLSPHEWQVPATAKPGMRVPARIVASEKLLREMDATVYEQITNVATLPGIVEAAYCMPDGHSGYGFPIGGVAAMDAETGVISPGGIGFDINCGMRLVRTDLTLGDVRPRIRELVDRLYARVPAGVGSTGFVKVSKDEFRAALAEGARWCVDRGLGWEDDLAATELGGRMGTADASKVSQRAVDRGANQIGTLGSGNHYLEIQHVRPDAVHDEALARKWGLFPDQIVIMFHCGSRGFGHQVATDYLNVFLPAMERKFGIQVVDRELACAPFLSQEGQDYYAAMACGVNMSFANRQVILHRIREVFSEILGTDAEDLGLRQVYDVSHNRASIEEHEVEGRRRKLIVHRKGATASYPAGRPEIPARFAADGSPVIIGGSMETGSWLLAGAAGAARTFCSTGHGSGRTMSRTKAKHTFRGQELARSMEARGIYVRSASFAGLAEEAGAAYKDVDEVIEATHQAGLSRKVVKFVPIGNVKG; translated from the coding sequence ATGGAGCGCGCCCTCGAGATCGCCGGCGTTCGGCTCACGCGCCTCTCGCCGCACGAGTGGCAGGTGCCCGCGACGGCGAAGCCCGGCATGCGCGTGCCCGCCCGCATCGTGGCCTCGGAGAAGCTCCTGCGAGAGATGGACGCGACCGTCTACGAGCAGATCACGAACGTGGCCACGCTGCCCGGAATCGTCGAGGCTGCCTACTGCATGCCCGATGGTCATTCGGGTTACGGCTTTCCCATCGGCGGCGTGGCCGCCATGGACGCGGAGACGGGCGTCATCAGCCCGGGGGGCATCGGCTTCGACATCAACTGCGGCATGCGCCTCGTGCGCACCGACCTCACGCTCGGCGACGTTCGCCCGCGCATTCGCGAGCTCGTCGACCGGCTCTATGCGCGCGTCCCCGCCGGCGTGGGCTCGACGGGCTTTGTCAAGGTCTCGAAGGACGAGTTCCGCGCGGCGCTCGCGGAGGGTGCGCGCTGGTGCGTGGACCGCGGGCTTGGGTGGGAGGACGATCTTGCGGCGACCGAGCTTGGCGGCCGCATGGGGACGGCCGACGCGTCGAAGGTCTCGCAGCGCGCGGTCGACCGGGGCGCAAACCAGATCGGCACGCTTGGAAGCGGCAACCACTACCTCGAGATCCAGCACGTTCGCCCGGACGCCGTGCACGACGAGGCGCTCGCGCGCAAGTGGGGCCTCTTCCCGGACCAGATCGTGATCATGTTCCACTGCGGGAGCCGCGGCTTTGGCCACCAGGTCGCGACGGACTACCTGAACGTCTTCCTCCCCGCGATGGAGCGCAAGTTCGGAATCCAGGTCGTGGACCGCGAGCTCGCCTGCGCGCCGTTCTTGAGCCAGGAGGGCCAGGACTACTACGCGGCCATGGCCTGCGGCGTCAACATGAGCTTCGCCAACCGCCAGGTCATCCTCCACCGCATCCGCGAGGTGTTCTCGGAGATCCTCGGGACCGACGCGGAGGACCTGGGACTGCGCCAGGTGTACGACGTGTCGCACAACCGCGCAAGCATCGAGGAGCACGAAGTCGAGGGGCGCCGGCGGAAGCTCATCGTGCACCGCAAAGGCGCCACGGCAAGCTACCCCGCCGGACGCCCGGAGATCCCCGCGCGCTTTGCCGCCGACGGCAGCCCCGTCATCATCGGCGGCAGCATGGAGACGGGCTCGTGGCTCCTCGCCGGCGCCGCCGGCGCCGCGCGCACCTTCTGCTCGACGGGCCACGGCTCGGGTCGCACCATGAGCCGCACCAAGGCCAAGCACACGTTCCGCGGACAGGAGCTTGCGCGCTCGATGGAAGCGCGCGGGATCTACGTTCGAAGCGCGAGCTTCGCCGGGCTTGCGGAGGAGGCCGGCGCGGCGTACAAGGACGTGGACGAGGTCATCGAGGCGACGCACCAGGCGGGGCTCTCCCGCAAGGTCGTGAAGTTCGTGCCCATTGGAAACGTGAAGGGGTAG
- a CDS encoding UbiA-like polyprenyltransferase, with protein sequence MPRPSLRVLLEFVKIEHSLFALPFVLAGVALGLRAEGLPAFSNEGLRILALALIAAVAARTGAMTLNRIVDAAIDARNPRTAARALPAGALTMRQAWALAIASFAALVAAAALLNPLVLALSPVLVALFFLYPYTKRFTAWCHFVLGLALGAAPVGGFLAVTGTFGSAEPALLLAAFATLWVAGFDVIYALLDVEVDRREGLHSVPARYGVSEALVFSSTLHVIMLVPLGTLTLFFLPLSSAMIAAIVAIVALLAVEHYLADPNDPAKVNRAFFAVNAVLGWVLLAGVLGSLAGY encoded by the coding sequence GTGCCGCGACCGTCGCTTCGCGTCCTGCTCGAATTCGTGAAGATCGAGCACTCGCTCTTCGCGCTGCCCTTCGTGCTGGCAGGCGTCGCGCTTGGATTGCGCGCCGAGGGCCTCCCCGCCTTCTCGAACGAGGGTCTGCGCATCCTCGCGCTGGCCCTCATCGCCGCCGTCGCGGCGCGCACGGGCGCCATGACCTTGAACCGCATCGTGGACGCCGCCATCGACGCGCGAAACCCCCGCACGGCCGCCCGCGCGCTGCCGGCGGGCGCGCTCACGATGCGCCAGGCGTGGGCGCTTGCAATCGCGTCCTTCGCAGCGCTTGTGGCCGCCGCGGCGCTCTTGAACCCCCTCGTCCTCGCCCTCTCCCCCGTCCTCGTCGCCCTGTTCTTCCTCTACCCGTACACGAAGCGCTTCACCGCGTGGTGCCACTTCGTCCTCGGCCTTGCGCTTGGCGCCGCGCCCGTCGGCGGCTTCCTTGCCGTCACGGGCACGTTTGGGAGCGCCGAGCCCGCGCTTCTCCTGGCGGCATTCGCCACGCTGTGGGTCGCGGGCTTCGACGTGATCTATGCCCTCCTCGACGTCGAGGTCGACCGACGCGAGGGCCTCCACAGCGTGCCGGCCCGCTACGGCGTCTCGGAAGCCCTCGTCTTCTCCTCGACGCTGCACGTGATCATGCTCGTGCCGCTTGGCACGCTCACGCTGTTCTTCCTGCCGCTCTCGTCGGCCATGATCGCGGCGATCGTGGCCATCGTCGCTCTCCTTGCGGTCGAGCACTACCTTGCGGATCCAAACGACCCCGCGAAGGTCAACCGCGCGTTCTTCGCGGTGAACGCCGTGCTCGGGTGGGTGCTTCTGGCCGGCGTGCTCGGCTCGCTTGCGGGCTATTGA
- a CDS encoding TFIIB-type zinc ribbon-containing protein translates to MATATRAGFSTFASGMLAFFLYWLPVSALLALDGVLAVIVLGDVDPLSHWPHDPLAFYGAFLRALVPALVDAAIVVAAFGGVAAMTRDLLDGKPARAATGFATFLHRGRELVECGIVVALVLFVGVAGPLLPALGAVYLNATMGTVFLYAGLAAGLAIVFLTFRRFMFAPGLVATRGLSAPLALRESGRIARATRNGLFAIELSIVLAIVAFIAAVPATVASVAEGRASMAGLAASVVAGALLWPLIPVAVSRWMLDHERGGLAPAEPVVGRPTLSGEERETSCPRCGTRTRFVARAGGGEARCAACGLSGRVV, encoded by the coding sequence ATGGCCACCGCGACGCGGGCCGGATTCTCGACGTTTGCGTCCGGCATGCTCGCCTTCTTCCTCTACTGGCTTCCCGTCTCGGCGCTCCTTGCGCTCGACGGCGTGCTCGCGGTGATCGTGCTCGGCGACGTCGATCCGCTGTCGCACTGGCCGCACGACCCGCTCGCGTTCTACGGCGCGTTCCTGCGCGCGCTCGTGCCCGCGCTCGTGGACGCGGCGATCGTCGTGGCGGCCTTTGGCGGCGTGGCCGCCATGACCCGGGATCTTCTCGACGGCAAGCCCGCGCGCGCGGCGACGGGCTTTGCCACGTTCCTCCACCGCGGCCGCGAGCTTGTCGAGTGCGGCATCGTCGTGGCGCTCGTTCTCTTCGTGGGCGTCGCCGGGCCCCTGCTTCCCGCGCTTGGCGCCGTGTACCTCAACGCGACGATGGGCACCGTCTTCCTGTACGCGGGGCTTGCGGCGGGCCTTGCGATCGTATTCCTCACGTTCCGCCGCTTCATGTTCGCGCCCGGGCTTGTCGCCACGCGGGGGCTCTCCGCCCCGCTGGCTCTGCGCGAGAGCGGGCGCATCGCGCGCGCGACGCGCAACGGGTTGTTTGCGATCGAGCTTTCGATCGTGCTTGCGATCGTCGCGTTCATCGCGGCCGTGCCGGCGACCGTCGCGTCGGTGGCCGAGGGCCGCGCGAGCATGGCGGGGCTTGCCGCAAGCGTCGTGGCCGGAGCGCTCCTGTGGCCGCTCATCCCCGTGGCCGTGTCGCGCTGGATGCTCGACCACGAGCGGGGAGGGCTTGCCCCGGCGGAGCCCGTCGTCGGCCGGCCGACGCTGTCGGGCGAGGAGCGGGAGACCTCGTGCCCGCGCTGCGGGACGCGCACGCGCTTTGTGGCGCGGGCCGGCGGCGGGGAGGCGCGCTGCGCAGCGTGCGGGCTTTCGGGCCGCGTCGTGTAG
- the alaS gene encoding alanine--tRNA ligase: MTVSGLDKEYQLEFFRRNGFARKTCASCKYPFWSQDAARTLCGDPPCAEYDFLGRPATKRRYTLSEMRETYLSFLEKRGHARVPPYGVVARWRDDIYLTIASIAVFQPQVTDGSAKPPANPLAISQPCIRLNDLDSVGKSGRHLTTFEMMAHHAFNSPQKEIYWKDRTVELCHEFLTRELGIDGKEVAYKEKPWAGGGNAGPAFEVLVRGLEVATLVFMNLAADPDGPIELYGERYAPMDLRVVDTGYGLERLAWISNGAPTIYEALWPELVRELTVAAGLERTLSDPRLAQIRTESARLASMVEVDTHGKLRELRRRVVQRLGERGVRTTVEEMEQVLAPLERIYAIADHTRCLAFLLGDGVVPSNSKAGYLARLVLRRTLRMIDEAKLPLSLAAIVDRQIAALAKDFPRLKAAREDVLDLVRHETERYREAMEKGGKLVEREARTGGLTPTRLVELYDSHGLPPDLVASVAARHGVAVEVPDDFYANVAQRHAAERKPKAKAAVDKAVAALPKTRLLFYETQETKEFDAVVLHVKSGTAGAPDEVVLDRTAFFAETGGQPADGGVLFEGGESVEVVDAQIRDGVVFHAIRGGRLKRGAMVKGRLDWGKRMAHLRHHTATHILLAAAKRVLGPHVWQTGAQKGYEQSRLDVTHHRRITDEEIRQIEQLANVVVLEDMAVERMWIDRMEAERRFGLQIYQGGHAVGGTLRVVRINDYDVECCGGTHARSTSEVGPIKILRAERIADGVERLVFSAGLAAVRRIQERDGILRESAEVLAAKPEELPKAIARLSEESRALRKELETLRKENARLLAAGPGTATAGGGDVGGVRVIVLPKAAERLTDLVAQARNFTGQGSCVAILGSADGGLVLAATPSLGLDLRPISGDVFAALGGKGGGKEDFLQGKGDPAKVEGAAQKARALVEPLLAKR, encoded by the coding sequence ATGACCGTCTCCGGCCTGGACAAGGAGTACCAGCTCGAGTTCTTCCGCCGGAACGGATTCGCGCGGAAAACCTGCGCGTCCTGCAAGTATCCTTTCTGGAGCCAGGACGCGGCCCGGACGCTGTGCGGCGATCCGCCCTGCGCGGAGTACGATTTCCTCGGAAGGCCCGCCACCAAGCGCCGGTACACGCTCTCGGAGATGCGCGAGACGTACCTGTCGTTCCTGGAGAAGCGGGGGCACGCGCGCGTCCCGCCCTACGGCGTGGTCGCTCGCTGGCGCGACGACATCTACCTCACGATCGCCTCCATCGCGGTCTTCCAGCCCCAAGTCACCGACGGCTCCGCCAAGCCCCCCGCCAACCCGCTTGCCATCTCGCAGCCGTGCATCCGCTTGAACGACCTCGACAGCGTGGGAAAGTCCGGACGCCATCTGACGACGTTCGAGATGATGGCCCACCACGCCTTCAACTCGCCCCAGAAGGAGATCTACTGGAAGGACCGGACGGTCGAGCTGTGCCACGAGTTCCTCACGCGCGAGCTTGGCATCGACGGAAAAGAGGTCGCCTACAAGGAGAAGCCCTGGGCCGGCGGCGGCAACGCGGGCCCGGCCTTCGAGGTGCTCGTCCGCGGGCTTGAGGTCGCGACGCTCGTGTTCATGAACCTCGCCGCCGACCCCGACGGGCCCATCGAGCTCTACGGCGAACGCTACGCGCCGATGGACCTCCGCGTCGTCGACACGGGGTACGGCCTCGAGCGCCTCGCCTGGATCTCCAACGGGGCCCCCACGATCTACGAGGCGCTGTGGCCCGAGCTCGTCCGCGAGCTCACGGTCGCCGCCGGCCTCGAGCGCACGCTGTCCGATCCGCGCCTTGCGCAGATCCGGACCGAGAGCGCGCGCCTGGCCTCCATGGTGGAGGTGGACACGCATGGCAAGCTTCGCGAGCTTCGCCGCCGCGTGGTGCAGCGTCTGGGCGAGCGCGGCGTGCGGACGACCGTCGAGGAGATGGAGCAGGTCCTTGCGCCCCTCGAGCGCATCTACGCCATCGCCGACCACACGCGCTGCCTTGCCTTCCTCCTGGGCGACGGCGTCGTCCCCTCGAACTCAAAGGCGGGCTACCTCGCGCGCCTGGTCCTTCGGCGAACGCTCCGCATGATCGACGAGGCGAAGCTTCCCCTGTCGCTTGCCGCCATCGTCGACCGGCAGATCGCGGCGCTTGCCAAGGACTTCCCGCGCCTGAAAGCCGCGCGCGAGGACGTGCTCGACCTCGTCCGCCACGAGACCGAGCGCTACCGCGAGGCCATGGAGAAGGGCGGCAAGCTCGTCGAGCGCGAAGCCCGAACCGGGGGCCTCACGCCCACGCGGCTCGTGGAGCTCTACGACTCGCACGGCCTTCCGCCCGACCTTGTCGCCTCGGTCGCCGCCCGGCACGGCGTCGCGGTCGAGGTTCCCGACGATTTCTACGCGAACGTGGCCCAACGCCACGCGGCCGAGCGCAAACCCAAGGCGAAAGCGGCCGTCGACAAGGCCGTGGCCGCGCTTCCCAAGACGCGCCTCCTCTTCTACGAGACGCAGGAGACAAAGGAGTTCGACGCCGTGGTCCTGCACGTCAAGTCGGGCACCGCCGGCGCCCCGGACGAGGTCGTGCTGGACCGCACGGCGTTCTTCGCCGAAACCGGCGGCCAGCCGGCCGACGGGGGCGTGCTCTTCGAGGGCGGCGAGAGCGTCGAGGTCGTCGACGCGCAGATCCGCGACGGCGTGGTCTTCCACGCCATCCGGGGCGGCCGCCTCAAGCGGGGCGCCATGGTGAAGGGGCGCCTCGATTGGGGCAAGCGCATGGCGCACCTGCGGCACCACACGGCCACCCACATCCTGCTTGCAGCCGCAAAGCGCGTGCTTGGGCCCCACGTGTGGCAGACGGGCGCGCAGAAGGGCTACGAGCAGAGCCGCCTCGACGTCACGCACCACCGGCGCATCACGGACGAGGAGATCCGACAGATCGAGCAACTGGCGAACGTGGTCGTGCTGGAGGACATGGCCGTCGAGCGCATGTGGATCGACCGCATGGAGGCCGAGCGGCGCTTTGGGCTCCAAATCTACCAAGGCGGCCACGCGGTCGGCGGCACGCTTCGCGTCGTCCGCATCAACGACTACGACGTCGAGTGCTGCGGCGGCACGCACGCGCGCAGCACCTCGGAGGTCGGACCCATCAAGATCCTGCGCGCCGAGCGCATCGCCGACGGCGTCGAGCGACTCGTGTTCTCCGCCGGGCTTGCCGCCGTGCGCCGCATCCAGGAGCGCGACGGGATCCTGCGCGAGTCCGCCGAGGTCCTCGCGGCCAAGCCCGAGGAGCTGCCCAAGGCGATCGCTCGCCTTTCCGAGGAGAGCCGCGCTCTTCGCAAGGAGCTGGAGACGTTGCGCAAGGAGAACGCCCGCCTGCTCGCCGCCGGCCCCGGCACGGCCACGGCAGGCGGCGGGGACGTGGGCGGCGTCCGGGTGATCGTCCTCCCGAAGGCCGCCGAGCGCTTGACCGATCTCGTGGCGCAAGCGCGCAATTTCACGGGCCAAGGATCGTGCGTGGCGATCCTCGGCTCCGCCGACGGCGGCCTGGTGCTCGCCGCAACCCCCAGCCTGGGCCTCGACCTTCGCCCGATCTCGGGCGACGTCTTTGCCGCGCTGGGCGGAAAGGGCGGAGGCAAGGAGGACTTCCTCCAAGGCAAGGGCGATCCGGCCAAGGTGGAGGGAGCCGCGCAGAAGGCGCGCGCGCTCGTCGAGCCGCTGCTCGCCAAGCGCTAG
- a CDS encoding archease: MPHRFLDDLAWADLAFAAEGRTLAELFEAAGRAVTEAMVRDLASIGAAVEREIALSAESPEALLHAFLEEIVYLKDAEGLLLSGFAIRVGERNGRWELDGHATGETIDPSRHATVVDVKAITWHKFELARAPEGGWRAQVVLDV; the protein is encoded by the coding sequence GTGCCGCACCGATTCCTCGACGACCTCGCGTGGGCGGACCTCGCGTTTGCCGCAGAGGGGCGCACGCTCGCGGAGCTCTTCGAGGCCGCCGGCCGCGCGGTGACGGAGGCCATGGTCCGGGACCTCGCGTCGATCGGCGCGGCCGTCGAGCGCGAGATCGCGCTGTCGGCCGAATCGCCCGAGGCGCTCCTGCACGCCTTCCTCGAGGAAATCGTGTACCTCAAGGACGCCGAAGGACTCCTCCTCTCGGGCTTTGCGATCCGCGTGGGCGAGAGGAACGGCCGGTGGGAGCTCGACGGCCACGCGACGGGCGAGACGATCGATCCTTCGCGCCACGCCACGGTCGTCGACGTGAAGGCGATCACGTGGCACAAGTTCGAGCTTGCGCGAGCGCCCGAGGGCGGATGGCGCGCGCAAGTCGTTCTGGACGTGTAG
- a CDS encoding TraB/GumN family protein produces MITLLGTAHVVDLRERLRAEIRTRRPAVVALELDPPRLAGLLNPQRSGKAPAVYRLLASFQRRLAAERGIEPGSEMKAAYEIAREIGSGVALIDVDVRQTFARLWAQMPWGERARFFLAALAGLLPGRADLDRQIEQVSADYASFFESLGAQFPTVKRVLIDERNEHMAKALADLSAGGLDVVAVIGDGHVDGVAAILSGRGVAVEQLRLRELRGEIATSSAGFSVTVESPNGKAPPGNA; encoded by the coding sequence GTGATCACGCTCCTTGGCACCGCCCACGTCGTGGATCTGCGCGAGCGCCTGCGGGCCGAGATCCGCACCCGGCGCCCCGCCGTGGTGGCCCTTGAGCTCGATCCGCCGCGCCTGGCCGGGCTTCTGAACCCCCAACGCTCCGGGAAGGCGCCCGCCGTCTACCGGCTGCTTGCCAGCTTCCAGCGCAGGCTTGCGGCGGAGCGGGGCATCGAGCCGGGCAGCGAGATGAAGGCGGCCTACGAGATCGCGCGCGAGATCGGGTCCGGCGTGGCGCTCATCGACGTCGACGTCCGGCAGACCTTCGCGCGCCTGTGGGCCCAGATGCCCTGGGGGGAGCGGGCGCGGTTCTTCCTGGCGGCGCTCGCGGGCTTGTTGCCCGGGCGCGCGGACCTCGACCGGCAGATCGAGCAGGTGTCGGCCGACTACGCCTCCTTCTTCGAGTCGCTGGGCGCCCAGTTCCCCACGGTCAAGCGGGTGCTCATCGACGAACGCAACGAGCACATGGCCAAGGCGCTTGCGGACCTGTCGGCGGGGGGGCTCGACGTGGTGGCCGTGATCGGGGACGGGCACGTGGACGGCGTCGCGGCGATCCTTTCGGGGCGCGGGGTTGCGGTCGAGCAGTTGCGGCTTCGGGAGCTGCGCGGCGAGATCGCGACCTCGTCGGCCGGCTTCTCGGTCACCGTCGAGAGCCCGAACGGGAAAGCTCCGCCAGGGAATGCCTGA
- a CDS encoding MTAP family purine nucleoside phosphorylase translates to MKLGVIAGTGFYDLTGGETLPVDTPWGPVEVAASKRKDRTIFFLARHGSEHQRPPHRVEHRANVWALAACGVERVLAVNTVGSLHLDWKPGTFVVPSDFVDFSGRAATFFDDEAVHVDMTEPYCPQARKALLAAARPAAREGVYACTQGPRLETPSEIRLLSQVADVVGMTGYPEVVLAREKGLCYASLCVVSNPAAGLARSLPIDEVLRNARRSEKRVRETILAALLALPARRACGCREAAEKARIGATTKAPRARRQ, encoded by the coding sequence ATGAAGCTTGGCGTCATCGCCGGCACGGGGTTCTACGATCTCACCGGCGGGGAGACGCTTCCCGTCGACACGCCGTGGGGCCCCGTCGAGGTCGCGGCGAGCAAGCGCAAGGACCGCACGATCTTCTTCCTTGCGCGCCACGGCTCCGAGCACCAGCGCCCGCCGCACCGCGTCGAGCACCGCGCCAACGTGTGGGCCTTGGCCGCCTGCGGCGTCGAGCGCGTGCTTGCCGTGAACACGGTCGGAAGCCTGCACCTCGACTGGAAGCCCGGCACGTTCGTCGTTCCCAGCGACTTCGTGGACTTCTCCGGTCGCGCGGCCACGTTCTTCGACGACGAGGCCGTGCACGTGGACATGACCGAGCCCTATTGCCCGCAGGCGCGAAAGGCGCTCCTTGCCGCTGCGCGACCCGCCGCGCGCGAGGGCGTGTACGCGTGCACGCAAGGGCCCCGGCTCGAGACGCCCTCGGAGATCCGCCTCCTTTCGCAGGTGGCCGACGTCGTGGGCATGACCGGCTACCCGGAGGTCGTGCTCGCGCGCGAGAAGGGCCTCTGCTACGCGAGCCTGTGCGTCGTGAGCAACCCCGCGGCGGGATTGGCCAGGAGCCTTCCCATCGACGAGGTGCTGCGCAACGCCCGCCGAAGCGAGAAGCGAGTGCGCGAGACGATCCTTGCCGCGCTTCTCGCGCTGCCGGCGCGGCGCGCGTGCGGATGCCGCGAGGCGGCGGAAAAGGCGCGGATCGGCGCGACGACGAAGGCTCCCCGCGCGCGGCGTCAATAG